One window of the Rhipicephalus sanguineus isolate Rsan-2018 chromosome 2, BIME_Rsan_1.4, whole genome shotgun sequence genome contains the following:
- the LOC119381515 gene encoding cytochrome P450 18a1-like, with the protein MGENCWLLVTACLAVFCFTSSVLRLFIVTSRKQEKKLPPGPRGLPMLGYLPFIRKLYHEAFKELSEKYGPIIRLRLGCREVVVLNDLDSIRAGLNNPDVLYRPNNFIMSCLGVKGITSLNGEPWQVNRRYCFHALRNLGFAKKSMEAHIQEEIKCFVNLLASAEGQPMVVAKKLAASVCNNISALVFGQRYELDDPRCHYIEGLVSTFMRYASVLSLLDFLPTVRSVCNYIPYTKIGTLNDVVKNMKQAIRTEVKKREKNMESYFERDFIDGYLRKTEENKGTNSHLNMDHLEGNVINLYGAATNTVRVSILWNLYVAASDPDGMQAQVQRETDAVIGREKPIEWEDRRSLPFTMASVLETLRWRTTTPIGIHRITMSDTEICGYHVSAGTFVIANFWSLHNDSAHWYNPFQYDPTRFLNSDGTELAEKPVAFLPFSVGRRACPGETLGLMEVFLYVATLLQHFRVLPENGKVISLEPTNRFLAVVNDTQKLRFVRRGVKVLS; encoded by the exons ATGGGGGAAAACTGCTGGCTACTGGTCACAGCTTGCTTGGCGGTCTTTTGCTTTACGTCGTCGGTGTTGCGGCTCTTCATAGTGACAAGcaggaaacaagaaaagaaactaCCGCCAGGCCCAAGAGGGCTCCCGATGCTTGGCTACTTGCCTTTCATACGGAAGCTATACCACGAGGCATTCAAGGAACTGAGTGAGAAGTATGGTCCCATTATAAG GCTTCGACTCGGATGTAGGGAAGTCGTGGTGCTGAATGATCTCGACTCTATCAGAGCGGGACTCAATAACCCGGACGTGCTTTATCGGCCTAACAATTTCATCATGTCTTGTCTGGGAGTAAAAG GCATTACGTCACTAAATGGAGAACCATGGCAAGTAAACCGGAGATACTGCTTTCATGCTTTAAGAAACCTGGGATTCGCTAAGAAATCTATGGAAGCACACATTCAA GAAGAAATAAAATGCTTTGTGAATCTCCTCGCATCCGCCGAGGGACAACCTATGGTGGTCGCTAAGAAGCTGGCTGCCAGCGTGTGCAACAACATTTCTGCTTTGGTGTTCGGGCAGCGATACGAGCTCGATGACCCCAGGTGTCACTATATCGAGGGATTAGTGAGCACATTTATGCGCTACGCAAGTGTTCTGTCGCTACTGGACTTCCTGCCAACAGTCCGCTCAGTGTGCAACTACATCCCATACACGAAGATCGGCACCTTGAACGACGTAGTCAAGAATATGAAGCAGGCTATCAG GACGGAAGTGAAAAAACGAGAAAAGAACATGGAAAGTTATTTTGAAAGAGACTTTATCGACGGTTACCTGAGGAAAACTGAAGAAAACAAGGGAACTAACTCGCATTTAAACA TGGACCATTTGGAGGGAAACGTAATCAACCTGTACGGAGCAGCCACTAACACAGTGCGGGTCTCCATCCTATGGAACTTGTACGTCGCCGCCAGTGACCCGGACGGCATGCAGGCTCAAGTGCAGCGTGAGACTGACGCCGTGATCGGCCGCGAGAAGCCGATCGAATGGGAGGACAGGCGCAGTCTACCTTTCACTATGGCGTCTGTCCTGGAGACACTACGATGGAGGACAACGACGCCCATCGGAATACACAGGAT CACCATGAGTGACACCGAAATTTGTGGATACCACGTCTCTGCGGGAACCTTCGTGATAGCCAATTTTTGGAGCCTGCACAATGACTCCGCCCATTGGTACAACCCGTTTCAATACGACCCGACACGATTCCTGAATTCCGATGGCACGGAGCTCGCTGAGAAGCCAGTGGCTTTCCTGCCTTTCAGTGTAGGTAG ACGCGCTTGCCCAGGTGAGACGCTGGGCCTTATGGAAGTTTTTTTGTACGTGGCCACGTTGCTTCAACACTTCCGGGTGCTTCCAGAGAATGGCAAGGTCATCTCCCTAGAACCAACGAACCGTTTTCTTGCTGTGGTCAATGACACGCAAAAACTACGCTTCGTACGACGAGGAGTGAAGGTACTCTCGTGA